In Serinicoccus marinus DSM 15273, the genomic stretch AGGCGCCGGGCGGTGCGGTTGCGGACCACGGCGTTGCCGACGGCCCGCGACACCACGAGGCCGACCCGCGGGCACCGGGTCGAGGCGTCGTCGGGGGCAGGGCAAGAGGCGTGCACCACGAGCAGCGAGGTACCGGCTCGTCGCCGCCGACGCCCGTCGCCGCGGCCCCGCAGGACAGACCGGAAGTCCTGGCCCGAGGTCAGCCGGTGCCGGCGTGGCAGCATC encodes the following:
- the rnpA gene encoding ribonuclease P protein component; its protein translation is MLPRRHRLTSGQDFRSVLRGRGDGRRRRRAGTSLLVVHASCPAPDDASTRCPRVGLVVSRAVGNAVVRNRTARRLRALVGARLATMPCGTDLVVRALPPAASATSTELGSALDEGLARALPRLV